In Dehalococcoidia bacterium, a single window of DNA contains:
- a CDS encoding helix-turn-helix domain-containing protein, translating into MPELGKTLSQARVTRGLTLEDCERDTRISKRYLDALEREDWKIFPAPVYSRAFLRTYAQYLSLDPQQLMRMYQAQEEPEIKPLPEVRATPATGSMNWTLASIVAAFLVIAGAFLYLSSRSDGDNDDPSVASPGDAVPTSAPEGQGGGPQPGLGRPVGEVEKDVVPDLAGVRIDDAIAALKQAEIDYLIVETDTAAGTPGVITSQSPASGSDADGSTSVTLVVPRG; encoded by the coding sequence ATGCCCGAACTCGGCAAGACACTGTCACAGGCGAGAGTCACGCGCGGACTGACGCTCGAAGATTGCGAGCGCGACACCCGCATCTCCAAGCGGTACCTGGACGCGCTCGAGCGCGAGGACTGGAAGATCTTTCCCGCGCCCGTCTATAGCCGCGCCTTCCTGCGCACCTATGCCCAATATCTGTCGCTTGACCCGCAGCAACTCATGCGCATGTACCAGGCGCAGGAAGAACCGGAGATCAAGCCTTTGCCGGAGGTGCGCGCCACACCTGCCACTGGTTCGATGAATTGGACGCTCGCCAGCATCGTCGCGGCGTTCCTGGTGATCGCCGGCGCCTTCCTGTATCTCTCGAGTCGCAGCGATGGCGACAACGACGACCCCTCGGTAGCGTCGCCGGGTGACGCGGTGCCGACGTCAGCACCGGAGGGCCAGGGCGGCGGTCCGCAGCCGGGCCTCGGGCGGCCCGTCGGTGAGGTCGAGAAGGACGTCGTGCCCGATCTCGCCGGCGTGCGCATCGATGATGCGATCGCGGCGCTCAAGCAGGCCGAGATCGACTACCTGATCGTCGAGACAGACACCGCCGCCGGCACCCCCGGCGTGATCACGTCGCAAAGCCCGGCCAGCGGCAGCGATGCCGACGGCAGCACGTCCGTCACGCTCGTCGTCCCCCGCGGCTAG
- a CDS encoding metallopeptidase family protein: MDRTKFIRLVRRALREMPQPFKHHLKEIDIIVKRRPTAADLDAAGLVPGESMYGFYQGVPMTERTSGYGMTVPDVIYIYQEPLEEDFADDGALVEEIRTTVLHEVGHFFGIDDDRLDELGRG; encoded by the coding sequence TTGGACCGGACGAAGTTCATACGCCTCGTACGACGCGCCCTGCGCGAGATGCCGCAGCCCTTCAAGCACCATCTGAAGGAGATCGACATTATCGTCAAGCGGCGTCCAACCGCGGCCGATCTGGACGCCGCCGGGCTCGTGCCGGGCGAGTCGATGTACGGTTTCTACCAGGGCGTGCCAATGACTGAGCGCACCAGCGGCTATGGCATGACCGTGCCCGACGTCATCTACATCTACCAGGAGCCGCTCGAAGAAGACTTCGCAGACGACGGTGCGCTCGTCGAAGAAATCCGCACGACGGTGCTGCACGAAGTCGGACACTTCTTCGGCATCGACGACGACCGCCTCGACGAGTTGGGCCGCGGCTGA
- the ribF gene encoding riboflavin biosynthesis protein RibF has translation MLLSREELSRHAPGRPLGVTIGVFDGVHLGHRHLIDTLRQRAGERGLASGVVTLHPDPVQVLRPDVRMSYLTSLEERVELLRATGVDAVAPLTFTSEVAELSAFQFLELLHATLDINYLLMGPDHAFGRGREGTPARVGEIGEELGFDVDVLPSPLGGTSGAVSATAIRNALSEGDMGLVQQLLGRPFSIRGPVVRGAERGRTIGYPTANIAVTPDRAMPAFGVYVTRAIVGGRTYASATNIGIKPTFVDERPSVEAYILDFEGDLYGREIRIEALHRLRGEIKFDSIDALTEAIAADVQETREYFAAHPL, from the coding sequence ATGCTGCTTTCGCGCGAAGAACTCAGCCGTCATGCACCGGGGCGTCCGCTTGGGGTGACGATCGGTGTGTTCGACGGCGTGCACCTGGGTCACCGCCACCTCATCGACACGCTGCGGCAGCGGGCAGGAGAACGCGGGCTGGCAAGTGGCGTTGTCACGCTGCATCCGGACCCGGTGCAGGTCTTGCGGCCCGACGTCCGCATGTCGTACCTCACGAGCCTGGAAGAGCGCGTCGAACTCTTGCGGGCGACCGGCGTCGACGCCGTGGCGCCGCTGACGTTCACGTCTGAGGTCGCCGAGTTATCGGCCTTCCAGTTCCTGGAACTGCTTCATGCCACGCTCGACATCAACTACCTGCTCATGGGGCCCGATCACGCGTTCGGGCGTGGTCGTGAAGGTACGCCGGCCCGCGTCGGGGAGATCGGCGAGGAACTCGGATTCGACGTTGACGTACTGCCGTCGCCGCTTGGAGGCACGTCCGGGGCCGTCAGCGCCACGGCGATTCGCAACGCACTCTCCGAGGGCGACATGGGGCTCGTGCAGCAACTGCTGGGGCGCCCGTTCTCGATCCGCGGGCCCGTGGTGCGGGGCGCCGAGCGGGGCCGGACGATCGGCTATCCGACGGCAAACATCGCCGTGACGCCTGACCGCGCGATGCCGGCGTTCGGCGTGTACGTTACCCGCGCGATCGTCGGCGGGCGCACCTATGCTTCGGCAACCAACATCGGCATCAAGCCGACGTTTGTCGATGAGCGGCCGTCGGTCGAGGCGTACATCCTGGACTTTGAGGGCGACCTCTACGGGCGCGAGATCCGCATCGAAGCCCTGCACCGGCTGCGCGGCGAGATCAAGTTTGACAGCATCGACGCGCTGACGGAGGCGATTGCGGCGGACGTGCAGGAGACGCGTGAGTACTTCGCAGCGCACCCGCTCTGA
- a CDS encoding site-specific DNA-methyltransferase, with protein sequence MSTSQRTRSDEGSRERVSFGSPRLPPNRLIQGDNLDVMRALPDASIHLIYADPPFFTGRDHALTDGGAGFADTWTDGIEEYVTWLRTRFLEMRRLLASRGVLCVHCDWHAGHYVKVELDRIFGGEVFRNEIVWHYGLGASNATRHVLRKHDTLLVYGAPGSTFNRIRGEVTSAMLAKYCHEDERGRYMMSRGRRYYLKGGKPLDSVWNIPAIAATSRERVGYPTQKPLALLDRVVRVWSNEGDVVADFFGGSGTTAVAAQQLGRRWLVCDESVTAIGLAHQRVVAGAEGLAGVGHAVPDITFR encoded by the coding sequence GTGAGTACTTCGCAGCGCACCCGCTCTGACGAAGGTTCTCGGGAGCGCGTCAGCTTCGGATCGCCGCGGCTTCCGCCGAACCGGCTGATCCAGGGCGACAACCTGGACGTGATGCGCGCGCTGCCGGACGCAAGCATCCATCTGATCTACGCGGACCCGCCGTTCTTCACGGGGCGCGACCACGCACTCACGGATGGCGGAGCGGGATTCGCCGATACGTGGACCGACGGCATCGAGGAGTACGTGACGTGGCTGCGTACGCGGTTCCTCGAGATGCGCCGTCTGCTCGCGTCGCGAGGCGTGCTCTGCGTGCATTGCGACTGGCACGCCGGGCACTACGTCAAGGTCGAATTGGACCGCATCTTCGGCGGCGAGGTCTTTCGCAACGAGATCGTCTGGCATTACGGGCTCGGCGCGTCGAACGCGACGCGCCACGTGCTGCGCAAGCACGACACGTTGTTGGTCTACGGCGCACCGGGATCGACGTTCAACCGCATCCGCGGCGAGGTGACATCGGCGATGCTCGCGAAGTATTGCCATGAAGACGAGCGCGGACGATACATGATGTCGCGCGGGCGGCGCTACTACCTGAAGGGCGGCAAGCCGTTGGACAGCGTGTGGAACATACCGGCGATCGCGGCGACGTCTCGCGAGCGCGTTGGCTACCCGACGCAGAAACCGCTGGCGCTGTTGGATCGCGTCGTGCGGGTGTGGTCGAACGAAGGCGACGTCGTCGCCGACTTCTTCGGCGGCAGCGGCACGACGGCGGTCGCCGCGCAGCAGCTCGGTCGCCGCTGGTTAGTGTGCGACGAATCAGTTACCGCGATCGGGCTGGCGCATCAGCGGGTCGTCGCCGGAGCGGAGGGGTTGGCCGGCGTCGGACACGCGGTGCCGGACATCACCTTCCGTTAA
- a CDS encoding ATP-binding protein, with the protein MEKAVKNPFRPGAGHDPPYLAGRGTEKAEFAQFLKQDRILDNVILTGLRGVGKTVLLEGAFKPMAIREGWIWVGTDVSESSSVTEETLAIRLMTDLSVVTSSLITGVTVERGTGLAAGDRATARTLDFHALVATWQATNGLSADKLKAVLETAWASIAPLSKKGVIFAYDEAQNLADHAGRREYPLSLLLDVFQSLQKRGIPFMLVLTGLPTLFPKLVDARTFAERMFHVMTLERLDDAATRDAIMKPIKDSGAWVSIAEGSVPGIYNVTRGYPYFIQFVCRELYDVWTQQAEAGEELRSVPWDSVMRKLDADFFSGRWARVTDRQRDLMWVIAQLENAESEFSVQDIVRQSAMLPKPFSGSHVSQMLIALADAGLVYKNRWGKYSLAVPLLDQFIKRQMASL; encoded by the coding sequence ATGGAAAAGGCAGTCAAGAATCCCTTTCGGCCAGGCGCCGGACACGATCCGCCATATCTGGCGGGACGTGGCACCGAGAAGGCTGAGTTCGCCCAGTTTCTAAAGCAAGACCGGATCTTGGACAACGTGATTCTGACCGGCCTCCGCGGGGTTGGTAAAACAGTCCTCCTTGAAGGCGCCTTCAAGCCGATGGCGATCAGGGAGGGGTGGATCTGGGTGGGTACTGATGTCTCGGAGTCGAGCAGCGTAACAGAGGAGACGTTGGCAATCCGACTCATGACTGATTTATCGGTAGTAACGTCATCCCTCATCACCGGAGTGACCGTGGAACGAGGTACGGGGCTCGCCGCGGGAGACAGAGCCACGGCACGTACGCTGGACTTCCACGCGCTGGTTGCAACTTGGCAAGCGACCAATGGACTCTCAGCGGACAAGCTTAAAGCCGTTTTGGAGACTGCTTGGGCTTCAATCGCCCCTCTCAGTAAGAAGGGAGTGATTTTCGCCTACGACGAGGCTCAGAACCTCGCTGATCATGCGGGACGGCGCGAGTATCCGCTGTCGCTCCTGCTGGACGTATTCCAATCGCTCCAAAAAAGGGGCATCCCTTTCATGCTCGTCCTCACGGGACTTCCAACTTTATTCCCGAAGCTCGTTGATGCGCGTACGTTCGCGGAGAGAATGTTCCATGTGATGACGCTGGAACGTCTTGATGATGCGGCTACGCGCGACGCCATCATGAAACCCATCAAGGACTCAGGCGCGTGGGTGAGTATCGCCGAGGGCTCGGTGCCGGGGATCTACAACGTCACGCGAGGGTATCCCTATTTCATTCAGTTCGTCTGCCGGGAGCTTTATGACGTGTGGACGCAACAGGCGGAGGCTGGAGAAGAGCTCCGATCCGTTCCATGGGACAGCGTCATGCGAAAACTTGATGCCGACTTTTTCTCCGGGCGGTGGGCACGCGTTACGGATCGCCAACGTGACTTGATGTGGGTTATCGCCCAGCTCGAGAATGCCGAGAGCGAGTTCTCTGTGCAGGACATTGTGAGGCAGTCAGCCATGCTGCCAAAGCCGTTCAGTGGCAGTCACGTAAGTCAGATGCTCATCGCTCTCGCCGATGCGGGACTGGTTTACAAGAATCGGTGGGGGAAGTACTCGTTAGCAGTTCCTCTGCTTGACCAGTTCATAAAACGGCAGATGGCATCTCTTTAG
- the fabF gene encoding beta-ketoacyl-ACP synthase II, with protein MPNRRVVVTGMGTVCPLGNNWRDAWQAMVDGRSGIARLTQFDVSQFEVQIGGEVKDFRPEEAIPTKELRRMDKNGQYAVVSALEAVADAGLVIDESNRDDVGVIFGSAGGGYGLLLEQYEIFQKSGYRRVSPFLISNMLPDAASGHVSILLGAAGPNMAVASACSTGSGAIGEAWETVRRGDAEAIIAGGTDNPLLPVLLAGFHALRALANDPERPERACKPFDARRDGFVVGQGAAALVLESLDNAKARGAEIYAEVIGYGSSADAYDMVASLEDGRGSAMAMTRALKKAGIEPSDVDYINPHGTGTPLNDRAETNAIKAAFGDHAKKLAISSTKALHGHLMGGAGALESIAAIQAIRTGIIPPTINYEVPDPDCDLDYVPNEARQADVRVSLSNSVGLGGHNACVIFQRYED; from the coding sequence CTGCCCAACCGTCGCGTCGTCGTGACCGGCATGGGCACCGTGTGCCCGCTTGGCAACAACTGGCGCGATGCCTGGCAGGCGATGGTCGACGGCCGCTCCGGCATCGCCAGGCTCACGCAGTTCGACGTTAGCCAGTTCGAAGTGCAGATCGGCGGCGAGGTCAAGGACTTTCGTCCCGAAGAGGCGATCCCCACCAAAGAGCTGCGGCGCATGGACAAGAACGGCCAGTACGCCGTCGTCTCCGCGCTCGAAGCTGTCGCCGATGCCGGCCTCGTCATCGATGAGTCGAACCGCGACGACGTCGGCGTCATCTTCGGGTCTGCGGGCGGCGGCTATGGCCTGCTGCTGGAACAGTACGAGATCTTCCAGAAGAGCGGCTATCGTCGCGTCAGCCCCTTCCTGATCAGCAACATGCTGCCCGATGCCGCATCCGGGCACGTCTCGATCTTGCTCGGTGCCGCCGGACCGAACATGGCCGTCGCGTCTGCATGCTCCACGGGCTCGGGCGCCATCGGTGAAGCGTGGGAGACGGTCCGTCGCGGCGATGCCGAGGCGATCATTGCCGGCGGCACGGACAACCCGCTGCTGCCCGTGCTGCTCGCCGGATTTCACGCTCTGCGCGCGCTCGCGAACGATCCGGAGCGCCCCGAGCGTGCGTGCAAGCCGTTCGACGCGCGCCGCGACGGGTTCGTCGTCGGGCAGGGCGCAGCGGCGCTCGTGCTGGAGAGCCTCGACAACGCGAAGGCGCGCGGCGCCGAGATCTATGCCGAAGTCATCGGCTACGGCTCCAGCGCCGATGCGTACGACATGGTGGCGTCGCTCGAGGATGGCCGTGGTTCAGCGATGGCGATGACGCGCGCGCTGAAGAAGGCCGGTATCGAGCCGTCGGACGTGGACTACATCAACCCGCATGGCACGGGCACGCCGCTCAACGACCGTGCCGAGACCAATGCCATCAAGGCGGCATTCGGCGACCACGCGAAGAAGCTCGCGATCAGCTCGACGAAGGCGCTTCATGGTCACCTGATGGGCGGCGCCGGCGCACTCGAGTCGATCGCGGCGATCCAGGCGATCCGCACCGGCATCATCCCCCCGACGATCAACTACGAGGTGCCCGACCCCGACTGCGACCTCGACTACGTGCCGAACGAAGCCCGCCAGGCTGATGTGCGCGTCTCGTTGTCGAACAGCGTCGGACTTGGCGGCCACAACGCCTGCGTCATCTTCCAGCGCTACGAAGACTGA
- the fabD gene encoding ACP S-malonyltransferase, with protein MELTPQRERKLALIFPGQGSQHPGMGKQVAERSRAARDVFAQADDILKINVTKIVLEGSERDLARTVNTQPAILAVSWAYLAYLRERAESVGRQIKPSFGSGHSFGQFSAAAAADALSFSDALRLVRERGRIMTKWSKKRPGGMASIIGPSDDDVRDACEEVSPDGDVGVAAINAPGQTVISGTIAALQRAAELVKERGARVVHLPISVPGHFPKMSEAREELRKFIEQIEFHDPKFPIVSSLTGRALTTADEAKQELSDQMTGAINWMRAFLEMRRAGASTFFEVGPGHVLANLAKRVDKDVTVFDPFDETQWQELVLALPRLDEGNATAPEKTFVS; from the coding sequence ATGGAGCTAACCCCGCAGCGCGAGCGCAAGCTCGCCTTGATCTTCCCCGGTCAGGGATCGCAACACCCGGGCATGGGTAAGCAGGTCGCCGAACGGTCACGCGCCGCGCGGGACGTCTTCGCGCAGGCCGACGACATCCTCAAAATCAACGTCACCAAGATCGTGCTGGAAGGCTCGGAGCGGGATCTTGCCCGCACGGTCAACACCCAGCCGGCGATCCTCGCCGTGAGCTGGGCATATCTCGCCTATCTGCGCGAGCGTGCCGAAAGCGTCGGGAGGCAGATCAAGCCCTCGTTCGGCTCCGGCCATAGCTTCGGCCAGTTCTCCGCCGCCGCGGCCGCCGACGCGCTTTCGTTCTCCGATGCGCTCCGCCTCGTGCGCGAGCGCGGCCGCATTATGACGAAGTGGTCGAAGAAGCGCCCCGGCGGCATGGCCTCGATCATCGGCCCGTCCGATGACGACGTGCGCGACGCTTGCGAGGAGGTCTCGCCCGATGGCGATGTGGGCGTCGCCGCGATCAACGCGCCGGGACAAACCGTCATCTCCGGCACCATCGCCGCCCTGCAGCGCGCCGCGGAACTTGTCAAGGAGCGCGGCGCCCGCGTCGTGCACCTGCCAATATCCGTGCCCGGCCACTTTCCCAAGATGTCAGAGGCGCGCGAAGAACTCCGCAAATTCATCGAGCAGATCGAGTTTCACGACCCGAAGTTCCCGATCGTCTCGAGCCTCACCGGCCGCGCCCTGACGACGGCCGACGAGGCGAAGCAGGAGCTGAGCGACCAGATGACGGGCGCCATCAACTGGATGCGCGCGTTCCTGGAGATGCGCCGCGCCGGCGCATCGACGTTCTTCGAAGTGGGTCCGGGCCACGTGCTGGCGAACCTCGCGAAACGCGTCGACAAGGACGTCACCGTCTTCGACCCGTTCGATGAGACGCAGTGGCAGGAGTTGGTGCTTGCACTACCGCGACTCGACGAAGGCAACGCGACCGCTCCCGAGAAGACATTCGTCTCGTGA
- the argF gene encoding ornithine carbamoyltransferase: MRGRDLLSIADLSPDEVEKILHIALSMKRDGGGTDLLARKTLGLIFEKPSLRTRVSFDVAMQQLGGHAVYLNQAEVGLGQREPVADVARVLSRYVDVIAARTYLHQTLIDLARHADVPVINALSDEEHPCQAMADLLTILERRGTLRGVRLAFIGDGFNVAQSLAEASALTGIQFAMASPEGYELPPGIIRAIEDMARANGGHFELHASAAAAARDADVVYTDVWASMGQEDTYAQRKEAFAGFSVTADVMALAKRDAIFMHDLPAHRGEEVTEDVIEGPQSVVFDQAENRLHAQKAILALVASEHAL, from the coding sequence GTGCGCGGACGTGATCTGCTCTCCATCGCCGACCTCAGCCCCGACGAGGTCGAGAAGATCCTGCACATCGCCCTGAGCATGAAACGCGATGGCGGCGGCACGGACTTGCTCGCGCGCAAGACGCTTGGCCTGATCTTCGAGAAGCCGTCGCTGCGCACGCGCGTCAGCTTCGACGTCGCGATGCAGCAGCTTGGCGGCCACGCCGTCTATTTGAACCAGGCGGAAGTGGGGCTCGGCCAGCGTGAGCCGGTCGCCGACGTCGCGCGCGTGTTGAGCCGTTATGTCGATGTGATCGCCGCGCGCACGTACCTGCACCAAACGCTGATCGACCTCGCACGGCACGCCGACGTACCTGTGATCAACGCCCTTTCCGATGAGGAGCACCCCTGCCAGGCGATGGCAGACCTCCTGACGATCCTTGAACGGCGCGGCACCCTCCGTGGTGTACGGCTGGCATTCATTGGCGACGGGTTTAACGTGGCGCAGTCACTCGCCGAGGCCTCGGCCCTCACGGGCATACAGTTCGCGATGGCCTCCCCGGAGGGCTATGAGTTGCCGCCGGGGATCATCCGCGCGATCGAAGACATGGCACGCGCGAACGGCGGCCACTTTGAGCTGCACGCCAGCGCCGCCGCCGCCGCGCGAGACGCCGACGTGGTGTATACCGACGTCTGGGCGAGCATGGGCCAGGAAGACACGTACGCCCAGCGCAAGGAAGCGTTCGCCGGGTTCAGCGTCACGGCCGACGTGATGGCCCTCGCGAAGCGCGACGCTATCTTCATGCACGACCTGCCGGCGCACCGCGGCGAAGAAGTCACGGAAGATGTGATCGAAGGCCCGCAGTCGGTGGTGTTTGACCAGGCGGAGAACCGGCTACATGCGCAGAAAGCGATCCTTGCGCTGGTTGCGAGCGAGCATGCCCTGTAG